A window from Trinickia violacea encodes these proteins:
- a CDS encoding permease: MESLIQTPRRPGSAFAITLFALIAIVGLYYVKWSPYYHRAFVAADTHSIGHSILAGTEPMPPQASWPAALGYATAYAKAIWQALVLGLLLGSAVQALLPAHWVARLLGSAGMRSVAAGGLLALPGMMCTCCAAPVVVGLRARQASPGAAVAFWLGNSVLNPATLVFMGFVLGWHWTALRLTLGALLVFGGGWLVNRQATPAERSAAREQLEALAAEASLQGSRFAQWLKLLARMTLRLVPEYAVLVLLLGAARAWLFPHVGPEVDNAIWWILAFAIAGTLFVIPTAAEVPIVQAMLSFGVAAGPAAALLMTLPPISVPSLAMTARALGVRVQATLVLMVVAAGVVAGLAAVALHF; the protein is encoded by the coding sequence ATGGAATCTCTCATCCAAACGCCGCGCCGCCCCGGTTCGGCGTTCGCCATTACGTTGTTTGCGCTGATCGCGATCGTCGGGCTCTACTACGTCAAGTGGTCGCCGTACTATCACCGCGCGTTCGTCGCGGCCGACACGCATTCGATCGGCCACTCGATCCTGGCCGGCACCGAGCCCATGCCGCCGCAGGCGTCGTGGCCCGCGGCGCTCGGCTATGCAACCGCTTACGCGAAGGCGATCTGGCAGGCGCTCGTGCTCGGCCTGCTGCTCGGCTCGGCGGTGCAGGCGTTGCTGCCGGCGCATTGGGTCGCGCGCCTTCTGGGCAGCGCCGGCATGCGCAGCGTCGCCGCGGGCGGCTTGCTCGCGCTGCCCGGCATGATGTGCACATGCTGCGCGGCGCCCGTGGTGGTGGGCCTGCGCGCGCGCCAGGCATCGCCCGGCGCGGCGGTCGCGTTCTGGCTCGGCAACTCCGTGCTCAATCCGGCGACGCTGGTCTTCATGGGCTTCGTGCTCGGCTGGCACTGGACCGCGCTCAGGCTCACGCTCGGCGCGCTGCTCGTCTTCGGCGGCGGCTGGCTCGTCAACCGGCAAGCCACGCCGGCCGAACGGTCCGCCGCGCGCGAGCAGCTCGAAGCGCTCGCTGCCGAGGCATCGCTGCAGGGCAGCCGCTTCGCGCAATGGCTCAAGCTGCTCGCACGGATGACGCTGCGTCTCGTGCCCGAATACGCCGTGCTCGTGCTGCTGCTCGGCGCGGCGCGCGCGTGGCTGTTTCCGCACGTCGGGCCGGAGGTGGATAACGCGATATGGTGGATTCTCGCGTTCGCGATTGCCGGCACGCTGTTCGTGATTCCCACTGCCGCCGAAGTGCCGATCGTGCAGGCGATGCTGTCGTTCGGCGTGGCGGCGGGCCCGGCCGCCGCGCTGTTGATGACGTTGCCGCCCATCAGCGTGCCGTCGCTCGCGATGACGGCACGCGCGCTCGGCGTCCGGGTGCAGGCGACTCTGGTGCTGATGGTGGTGGCGGCCGGCGTCGTGGCCGGCTTGGCCGCCGTGGCGCTCCATTTCTGA
- the phaP gene encoding TIGR01841 family phasin (Members of this family are phasins (small proteins associated with inclusions such as PHA granules). Note that several different families of phasins have been named PhaP despite very little sequence similarity to each other.), with amino-acid sequence MTLFTPEQFVAMQKANLEMAFGLARSLADAFEKTAVLNLQLTKSLLASSQASLLQGLTAPQTPETNAKQAELAASIPEQAQSYSRQLADIASATIAEFVRAGEGQADAYNRRVQTLVDDLAKNAPSGSEATIAAWKSAITTTSTLMETLRKSAQQAVHATESNLAAISGTANAGRGAAK; translated from the coding sequence ATGACCTTGTTCACCCCCGAGCAATTCGTCGCGATGCAGAAGGCCAACCTCGAGATGGCGTTCGGCTTGGCCCGATCGCTCGCCGATGCCTTCGAAAAGACGGCCGTCCTGAACCTGCAGTTGACCAAGTCGCTGTTGGCCAGCTCGCAAGCGTCCTTGCTGCAAGGGCTCACCGCGCCGCAGACGCCGGAAACGAACGCGAAGCAAGCCGAGCTGGCGGCCTCGATTCCGGAACAAGCGCAGTCGTATAGCCGCCAGCTGGCCGACATCGCGTCGGCCACGATCGCGGAATTCGTGCGGGCCGGCGAGGGGCAGGCCGATGCCTACAATCGCCGCGTGCAGACGCTCGTCGACGATCTGGCGAAGAACGCCCCCTCCGGTTCCGAAGCGACAATCGCCGCCTGGAAATCGGCGATTACGACGACCAGCACGCTGATGGAGACCCTCCGCAAGAGTGCCCAGCAAGCGGTGCATGCGACTGAATCGAACCTTGCCGCGATTTCCGGCACGGCGAACGCGGGACGAGGAGCCGCCAAATAA
- a CDS encoding Hsp70 family protein, whose protein sequence is MKQYIVGIDLGTSNTVVAYAERGGKDIRVFDIEQLVSVGEVAARPMLPSVRYHAAAGELNEDALQLPWQDADAPLGTPQPAVVGRLARALGAQVPGRLVASAKSWLSHASVDRLAPILPWGADDEVGKVSPVTASASYLAHVRAAWNHRFPQARLEDQEVVLTVPASFDDGARALTLEAARIAKLPALRLLEEPQAAFYDWLFHHRDTLRDELAHTRLVLICDVGGGTTDLTLVKVQIEDGGEPQLTRIGVGNHLMLGGDNMDLALARLVEARLTTGDKQGDKRLSAASLSQLVERCRAAKEQLLDTRAPDSTSITLLGSGSKLIGGARSVDVTRQEVERLIVDGFLPRVASSERPRRARGAIVEFGLPYASDPAITRHVAAFLSQHATQSRHALGLPEIGDETALPMPDTLLLNGGVFRAKALEARLADTLGAWRGAPLNVLQNANPDVAVARGAVAYALARAGSAPRIGGGSARSYFLVLDGGDKETPRGVCLLPRGTEEGQEIALADRTFALRLGSPVRFHLASSVADAAYRPGDLADLASSDFVRLPPIATVVEPRGASGPGETPVQLATALTEVGTLQVHCIETADETADVKQRWLLEFQLRRDDAAKVDLAETTAHPALGRAIDEIDRIFGSRSHDVGAKDVKRLRAQLEQTLGARDTWDSALLRELFGVLWERVRRRRRSADHERSWLNLAGYCVRPGFGYPLDEWRVEQLWSLFDDGIQYINEGQVWSEWWTMWRRAAGGLGEDAQLRLLDAMDYLHKTAGSKRQKSPFDPAKVGFADMVRLSASLERIPVERKIEIAERQVAQLRKSSENQQNWWAIGRIGARRPFYGSAHTVVPPEVAGTWLDAILALDWKKVDPAAFAAAQIARMTGDRSRDLPVETRETVVRRLEAINASPAWVTMVRETVALDDADTGRVFGESLPAGLKLIGE, encoded by the coding sequence TCGATCTCGGCACGAGCAACACCGTCGTCGCTTATGCGGAACGCGGCGGCAAGGACATCCGCGTCTTCGACATCGAGCAGCTGGTGAGCGTCGGCGAAGTGGCGGCGCGGCCGATGCTGCCGTCGGTCCGCTATCACGCGGCGGCGGGCGAGTTGAACGAGGACGCGCTGCAACTGCCTTGGCAAGACGCGGATGCGCCGCTTGGGACGCCGCAGCCCGCCGTCGTCGGCCGCCTTGCGCGCGCGCTCGGCGCGCAAGTGCCGGGGCGGCTCGTCGCGAGCGCGAAGAGCTGGCTGTCGCATGCGTCAGTCGATCGACTGGCGCCGATCCTCCCGTGGGGCGCCGACGACGAAGTCGGCAAGGTGTCGCCGGTCACGGCCAGCGCGAGCTATCTCGCTCACGTGCGCGCGGCGTGGAATCATCGTTTTCCGCAGGCGCGGCTCGAAGATCAGGAAGTGGTGCTGACCGTGCCCGCCTCGTTCGACGACGGCGCGCGTGCGCTCACGCTCGAAGCCGCACGCATCGCGAAGCTGCCCGCGCTGCGCTTGCTCGAAGAACCGCAGGCGGCGTTCTACGATTGGCTGTTCCATCATCGCGACACGCTGCGCGACGAGCTCGCGCACACGCGCCTCGTGCTGATCTGCGACGTGGGCGGCGGCACGACCGACCTCACGCTCGTCAAAGTGCAGATCGAGGACGGCGGCGAGCCGCAGTTGACGCGCATCGGGGTCGGCAACCATCTGATGCTCGGCGGCGACAACATGGATCTCGCGCTCGCGCGTCTCGTCGAAGCGCGCCTGACGACGGGCGACAAGCAAGGTGACAAGCGGCTGTCGGCGGCGAGCCTGTCGCAACTCGTCGAGCGCTGCCGCGCCGCGAAAGAGCAACTGCTCGACACGCGCGCCCCCGATTCGACCTCGATCACGCTGCTCGGCTCGGGCTCGAAGCTGATCGGCGGCGCGCGCTCGGTCGACGTGACGCGGCAGGAGGTCGAGCGCCTGATCGTCGACGGCTTTCTTCCGCGAGTCGCGTCAAGCGAGCGCCCGCGGCGCGCGCGCGGCGCCATCGTCGAATTCGGCCTGCCTTATGCGAGCGACCCGGCGATCACGCGCCATGTCGCCGCGTTTCTGAGCCAGCACGCCACGCAGTCGCGCCATGCATTGGGTCTGCCGGAGATCGGTGACGAGACGGCCTTGCCGATGCCCGACACGCTGCTGCTCAACGGCGGCGTGTTCCGCGCGAAGGCATTGGAAGCGCGTCTCGCCGATACGCTCGGCGCCTGGCGCGGCGCGCCGCTCAACGTGCTGCAGAACGCGAACCCGGATGTGGCCGTCGCACGCGGCGCGGTCGCCTATGCGCTCGCGCGCGCCGGCAGCGCGCCGCGCATCGGCGGCGGCTCGGCGCGCAGCTACTTCCTCGTCCTCGACGGCGGCGACAAGGAGACACCGCGCGGCGTCTGCCTGCTGCCGCGCGGCACCGAAGAAGGCCAGGAGATCGCGCTCGCGGACCGCACGTTCGCGCTGCGGCTCGGCTCGCCGGTGCGTTTTCACTTGGCGTCGTCGGTCGCGGATGCCGCGTATCGGCCGGGCGATCTGGCCGATCTCGCGTCGAGCGACTTCGTGCGCCTGCCGCCGATCGCCACCGTCGTCGAGCCGCGCGGCGCGAGCGGCCCCGGCGAAACGCCGGTTCAGCTCGCCACCGCGCTGACCGAAGTCGGCACGCTGCAAGTCCACTGCATCGAAACAGCCGACGAGACTGCCGACGTCAAGCAACGCTGGCTGCTCGAATTCCAATTGCGGCGCGACGACGCCGCTAAAGTCGATCTCGCCGAAACCACCGCGCATCCGGCGCTCGGCCGTGCGATCGACGAGATCGACCGCATCTTCGGCTCGCGTTCGCACGATGTCGGCGCGAAAGACGTCAAGCGGCTGCGCGCGCAACTCGAACAGACGCTCGGCGCCCGCGACACCTGGGACAGCGCCCTGCTCCGCGAGCTGTTCGGCGTGTTGTGGGAGCGTGTGCGCAGACGGCGCCGCTCCGCCGATCACGAACGCTCGTGGCTCAATCTCGCCGGCTATTGCGTGCGTCCGGGGTTCGGCTACCCGCTCGACGAATGGCGCGTCGAACAGCTTTGGTCGCTCTTCGACGACGGCATCCAGTACATCAACGAGGGCCAGGTCTGGTCGGAATGGTGGACGATGTGGCGCCGCGCGGCCGGCGGTCTCGGCGAGGACGCACAACTGCGCCTGCTCGACGCGATGGACTATCTGCACAAGACGGCCGGCTCGAAGCGGCAGAAATCGCCGTTCGATCCAGCGAAAGTGGGCTTCGCGGACATGGTCCGGCTCTCGGCGTCGCTCGAGCGGATTCCCGTTGAACGCAAGATCGAGATCGCCGAGCGCCAGGTCGCGCAACTGCGCAAGTCCTCCGAGAATCAGCAGAATTGGTGGGCGATCGGGCGCATCGGCGCGCGGCGGCCGTTCTATGGCAGCGCGCATACGGTCGTGCCGCCCGAGGTCGCCGGCACGTGGCTCGACGCGATTCTTGCGCTCGATTGGAAGAAGGTCGACCCGGCCGCGTTCGCCGCCGCCCAGATCGCGCGCATGACAGGCGACCGGTCGCGGGACTTGCCAGTTGAGACGCGCGAGACAGTCGTGCGGCGGCTCGAAGCGATCAATGCATCGCCGGCGTGGGTCACCATGGTGCGCGAAACCGTCGCGCTCGACGATGCGGATACGGGCCGCGTGTTCGGCGAATCGCTGCCGGCGGGGTTGAAGTTGATCGGGGAGTGA
- the mnmH gene encoding tRNA 2-selenouridine(34) synthase MnmH has translation MKNLVVSIDQLASFDEIVDVRTPLEYAEDHIPGAINAPVLSNEERVIVGTLYKNSPFEASRAGSAMVGRNIARHLDTTFADRPRNWRPLIYCWRGGKRSGSMTVWFNMIGWQARQLDGGYKSYRRQVLEQLERLPSRLDYIALTGHTGTGKTRLLHALADAGAQILDLEGLARHRGSLLGALPDSNQPTQKAFDTALAVALSKLDASQPVFVEAESRRIGNVSLPLSLLDAFHAGRCVQVSAPLDARVRYLLNDYRHLFDTPQFFKDQLTRLIGLHSRQTVARWHAFIDNGQLEPLCTELIEQHYDPAYARSSQRSFGAAGGALSFGFDPCAADPLAQARELIAQCADLAHSN, from the coding sequence GTGAAAAACCTCGTTGTTTCCATCGATCAGCTCGCATCGTTCGACGAAATCGTCGACGTGCGCACGCCGCTCGAATACGCCGAAGACCACATTCCCGGTGCGATCAACGCGCCGGTGCTCAGCAATGAAGAGCGCGTGATCGTCGGCACGCTGTATAAGAACTCGCCGTTCGAGGCGAGCCGGGCCGGTTCCGCGATGGTGGGGCGCAACATTGCGCGCCACCTCGACACGACCTTTGCCGACCGTCCGCGCAACTGGCGTCCGCTGATCTATTGCTGGCGCGGCGGCAAGCGGTCCGGCTCGATGACCGTGTGGTTCAACATGATCGGCTGGCAGGCGCGGCAACTGGACGGCGGCTACAAGTCGTACCGGCGCCAGGTGCTCGAACAACTGGAGCGCTTGCCGTCGCGGCTCGATTACATCGCGCTGACCGGACACACGGGTACCGGCAAGACGCGCCTGCTGCACGCGCTAGCCGACGCGGGCGCGCAGATATTGGATCTCGAAGGACTGGCCCGGCACCGCGGGTCGCTCCTGGGCGCGCTGCCCGATTCCAACCAGCCGACGCAGAAAGCGTTCGATACGGCATTGGCCGTCGCACTGTCGAAATTGGATGCGAGCCAGCCCGTGTTCGTCGAGGCGGAAAGCCGCCGGATCGGCAATGTGTCGCTGCCTCTGTCGCTGCTCGATGCGTTTCATGCGGGGCGCTGTGTGCAGGTGTCGGCGCCGCTCGACGCTCGGGTGCGCTATCTGTTGAACGACTATCGGCACTTGTTCGACACGCCGCAATTCTTCAAAGATCAGCTGACGCGCCTGATCGGTCTTCACAGCCGGCAGACGGTCGCGCGCTGGCACGCGTTCATCGATAACGGGCAGCTCGAGCCGCTTTGCACGGAACTGATCGAGCAGCACTACGATCCGGCGTACGCTCGCAGCAGCCAACGATCGTTCGGTGCGGCCGGCGGCGCGTTGTCGTTCGGCTTCGATCCTTGCGCGGCCGACCCGCTCGCGCAGGCGCGCGAATTGATCGCCCAATGCGCCGATCTCGCCCATTCAAACTAA
- a CDS encoding helix-turn-helix transcriptional regulator has product MSAVMPSNKPQIQTFSVGPESIQLRVREGKAGVLLERELCSLNNRQNDIRVTQVVLACQESLAGLISADPYRRLIEPSLRQMIGSSTVEIPPRPPYLDINSSDTIQTSINGITRIEDETELISHIRVITRALGASTAFFFLCDRSMEGELTAYRILITSPQDTAAAQTYVAKRWYATDPFLMHGSQSQRPFFSSDVGLLENLSGSWRDMGEFARRAGMGSWIVAPAHQPRGGKFAVLTASNPTLPSGEGEERLRENRILFCALSAELLEWYASRDRALALSRSGLSMIELQILNAVARGQTLDQATESLGLSKTALRDRYGPSIRNKLGAKHIIEAARLADEQGLLAAVSERKVAYVIHSPKWGVFLRELYGVPFWSGVNPEGFDGATIFADAASAREVLDTQLPGHDCVLHRVDVHHAAQTASIEDCAAAGLPRWDPRCTTSGAPADDSGTCGVLGEPPATYH; this is encoded by the coding sequence ATGTCCGCCGTCATGCCATCGAATAAACCCCAGATCCAAACGTTTTCCGTAGGCCCTGAATCCATTCAACTGCGCGTTCGGGAAGGGAAAGCAGGTGTTTTGCTGGAGCGCGAATTATGCTCATTGAATAATCGGCAAAATGACATCCGAGTTACGCAGGTGGTGCTGGCTTGCCAGGAAAGCCTTGCAGGGCTGATCAGCGCAGATCCATACCGCCGGTTAATCGAACCTTCTTTACGGCAAATGATAGGAAGCTCGACAGTTGAGATTCCGCCTAGGCCACCATATCTCGATATTAATTCTAGCGACACCATTCAGACATCTATTAACGGGATAACGCGTATCGAAGATGAAACGGAACTCATCTCGCATATTCGCGTAATTACACGCGCATTAGGGGCCAGCACAGCCTTTTTCTTTTTATGCGATCGATCGATGGAAGGAGAATTAACGGCGTATCGCATCCTCATCACGTCTCCGCAAGACACGGCCGCTGCGCAAACCTACGTGGCCAAGCGCTGGTACGCGACCGATCCGTTCCTCATGCACGGAAGCCAGTCGCAGCGACCCTTCTTTTCGTCGGACGTCGGGTTGCTCGAAAACCTCTCCGGCAGTTGGCGGGACATGGGCGAGTTTGCCCGCCGTGCCGGCATGGGCAGTTGGATCGTCGCGCCCGCGCACCAGCCGCGCGGGGGAAAGTTCGCGGTGCTGACCGCGTCGAACCCAACGTTGCCATCCGGCGAAGGCGAAGAGCGGTTACGGGAGAATCGCATCCTCTTCTGCGCGCTCTCCGCCGAACTGCTCGAGTGGTACGCGAGCCGAGACAGGGCCCTCGCCCTCAGCCGGTCGGGGCTGTCCATGATCGAGCTGCAGATATTGAACGCTGTCGCTCGCGGGCAAACTCTGGACCAGGCCACCGAATCGCTGGGGCTGTCCAAGACAGCGCTTCGGGACCGCTACGGTCCGTCGATACGAAACAAGCTAGGCGCCAAACACATCATCGAGGCGGCTCGCCTGGCCGACGAGCAGGGCTTGCTCGCGGCCGTCTCCGAGCGCAAGGTCGCCTATGTCATCCATAGCCCGAAGTGGGGCGTCTTTCTGCGGGAACTCTATGGGGTCCCGTTCTGGTCAGGTGTGAATCCCGAGGGGTTCGACGGCGCGACGATCTTCGCCGACGCTGCTTCCGCACGCGAGGTGCTGGATACGCAACTGCCAGGGCACGATTGCGTGCTACATCGTGTCGACGTCCATCATGCGGCGCAAACGGCTTCCATCGAAGATTGTGCGGCAGCAGGCCTGCCGCGTTGGGACCCACGCTGCACGACCAGCGGCGCCCCCGCGGACGACTCCGGCACCTGCGGCGTGCTCGGCGAGCCGCCCGCGACGTACCACTGA
- a CDS encoding pyridoxal phosphate-dependent decarboxylase family protein, with translation MNDHEVLARAAAHAQRYLDRLNERPVGATVTADALRQRLGGPLPAESSDAADVIDALVADTEGGLLASTGGRFFGWVIGGALPVALAADWLTSTWDQNAASVACSPAEAVIEEICGTWLKALLGLPATASYAFVTGCQMAHTTALAAARHKLLAERGVDVERQGLAGAPPLRLLMSENRHESIPRSARLLGIGTDAITLLPVDGDGALELDALAAALRESDRPTAVCLQAGDLNTGAFDAFNEACDLAHAAGAWVHVDGAFGLWAATSERHRHFVAGVERADSWATDGHKWLNLPFDNGFVFVADPEAHRAVFTMETSYSAASRGAREQRDWTPEWSRRGRAVSCYAAIRALGRTGIGEMVARCCDHATQLVDGLAALPGVEVLARPRINQGLVRFLDRDGVHDARTDATIAAIQASGVAWFGGTTWRGKRAMRISVCNWRTTDDDVRRTLDAVAQIVKRNAE, from the coding sequence ATGAACGACCACGAAGTTCTCGCACGCGCCGCCGCGCACGCGCAGCGGTATTTGGATCGGCTGAACGAGCGCCCCGTGGGCGCGACAGTCACGGCCGACGCACTCCGCCAACGCCTGGGCGGCCCGTTGCCCGCTGAATCGAGCGATGCCGCCGACGTGATCGACGCGCTCGTCGCCGATACCGAAGGCGGCTTGCTCGCCTCGACCGGCGGGCGCTTTTTCGGCTGGGTCATCGGCGGCGCGCTGCCGGTCGCGCTTGCCGCGGACTGGCTCACGTCGACGTGGGATCAAAACGCGGCATCGGTGGCGTGCTCGCCCGCCGAGGCGGTGATCGAGGAAATCTGCGGCACGTGGCTGAAAGCACTGCTCGGCTTGCCCGCGACCGCCTCGTACGCGTTCGTGACCGGCTGCCAGATGGCCCACACCACGGCGCTCGCCGCCGCACGCCATAAACTGCTCGCCGAACGCGGCGTCGACGTCGAGCGACAGGGCCTCGCGGGCGCGCCGCCGCTCAGGCTCTTGATGAGCGAAAACCGTCACGAATCGATCCCGCGCTCGGCACGCCTGCTCGGCATCGGCACGGATGCGATCACGCTGTTGCCCGTCGATGGCGACGGCGCGCTCGAGCTCGATGCGCTCGCTGCCGCGCTGCGCGAATCGGATCGCCCTACCGCGGTCTGCTTGCAAGCAGGCGACCTGAACACCGGCGCATTCGATGCGTTCAACGAGGCGTGCGATCTCGCGCATGCGGCAGGCGCGTGGGTGCACGTCGACGGCGCATTCGGCCTATGGGCCGCGACGAGCGAGCGGCATCGCCACTTCGTCGCGGGCGTCGAGCGCGCCGACTCGTGGGCCACCGACGGACACAAATGGCTGAACCTGCCGTTCGACAACGGCTTCGTGTTCGTCGCCGACCCCGAAGCGCACCGCGCGGTGTTCACGATGGAGACGAGCTACTCGGCCGCCTCGCGAGGCGCTCGCGAGCAGCGCGACTGGACCCCGGAATGGTCGCGGCGCGGACGTGCAGTAAGTTGCTACGCCGCGATTCGCGCGCTCGGCCGCACGGGTATCGGCGAGATGGTGGCGCGCTGCTGCGATCACGCGACGCAGTTGGTCGACGGTCTCGCGGCGCTTCCCGGCGTCGAAGTGTTGGCGCGTCCGCGGATCAATCAAGGGCTCGTGCGTTTTCTGGATCGCGACGGCGTACACGACGCGCGCACCGACGCGACGATCGCCGCGATTCAGGCATCGGGCGTCGCGTGGTTCGGCGGCACGACTTGGCGCGGCAAGCGGGCGATGCGCATCTCCGTCTGCAATTGGCGCACGACGGACGACGACGTGCGGCGCACGCTCGATGCGGTCGCGCAAATCGTCAAACGAAACGCGGAATAG
- the selD gene encoding selenide, water dikinase SelD yields MNSTSPQNGPAPRLTELSHGGGCGCKIAPGVLAELLKRAAPMPAFPDLLVGSETADDAAVYRLNDEQAIVATTDFFMPIVDDPYDFGRIAATNALSDIYAMGGKPLFALALVGMPINVLPHETIARVLEGGEAVCAEAGIPVAGGHSIDSVEPIYGLAAIGVVHPKRVARNAGARAGDVLVLGKPLGVGILSAALKKGKLDDAGYAAMIAATTRLNRPGTALAALDGVHAMTDVTGFGLLGHLLELCRGAQLAARVDYAALPWLEPAPELARAGLVTGASGRNWAAYGAQVELSPGLPAIAQALLTDPQTSGGLLVSCDAASVPAVLDGLRTGGFDQAAVIGSMAEGAPRVVVE; encoded by the coding sequence ATGAACTCGACCTCCCCGCAAAACGGCCCGGCGCCGCGCCTGACGGAGCTGTCCCACGGCGGCGGCTGCGGCTGCAAGATCGCGCCCGGCGTGCTCGCCGAACTGCTCAAACGTGCCGCGCCGATGCCGGCGTTTCCGGATCTGCTGGTGGGCTCCGAAACCGCCGACGACGCTGCCGTGTACCGCCTCAACGACGAGCAGGCGATCGTCGCCACGACCGACTTCTTCATGCCGATCGTCGACGACCCCTACGACTTCGGCCGCATCGCAGCGACCAACGCGCTCTCGGACATCTACGCGATGGGCGGCAAGCCGCTCTTCGCGCTGGCGCTGGTCGGCATGCCGATCAACGTGCTGCCGCACGAGACGATCGCGCGCGTGCTGGAGGGCGGCGAGGCGGTGTGCGCGGAGGCCGGCATCCCGGTGGCCGGGGGCCATTCGATCGATTCGGTCGAGCCGATCTACGGGCTCGCGGCGATCGGCGTCGTGCATCCGAAGCGCGTCGCGCGCAACGCCGGCGCGCGTGCCGGGGACGTGCTGGTGCTCGGCAAGCCGCTCGGCGTCGGGATTCTGTCGGCGGCGCTGAAGAAGGGGAAGCTCGACGATGCGGGCTACGCCGCGATGATTGCGGCCACCACGCGTCTGAATCGGCCGGGCACCGCGCTTGCCGCGCTCGACGGCGTGCATGCGATGACCGACGTGACCGGCTTCGGCCTGCTCGGGCATCTGCTCGAGTTGTGCCGGGGCGCGCAACTCGCGGCGCGCGTGGACTACGCGGCGCTGCCATGGCTCGAACCGGCGCCGGAACTCGCGCGCGCGGGCTTGGTGACAGGCGCGTCGGGGCGCAACTGGGCCGCTTATGGCGCACAGGTCGAACTCTCGCCTGGCCTGCCTGCGATTGCCCAAGCCTTGCTGACCGATCCGCAGACCTCCGGCGGCCTGCTCGTCTCGTGTGACGCGGCCAGCGTGCCCGCGGTGCTCGATGGCCTGCGTACCGGCGGTTTCGATCAAGCCGCGGTGATCGGCTCGATGGCGGAGGGGGCGCCGCGCGTCGTGGTCGAGTGA